A single window of Cottoperca gobio chromosome 9, fCotGob3.1, whole genome shotgun sequence DNA harbors:
- the bmp10 gene encoding bone morphogenetic protein 10 encodes MASIWVSQLGTICSSKTLLLLFSVLLLQGLCGQSSPISNTHQRHRPAPGLGDGHGGVVDPSLLEQDKNISMQSLLQSLKEQFLRTFNLSGLGPQALPPVGTREEPPEYMMELYNRFANDRTAMPTANIIRSFKNEDSSPSVVGVGGVRRHPLLFNVSIPHNERITASELRLYTLVQTDRHLYGGVDRKVTIYALELHVVDDNMTDENTVRGDGFRGEEEKIELVELASRQVYGTDNGWEAFDLTAAVQRWRNSDYSPTHRLEVCIASMANEDNVQGMTEDNNDRPEEGMKIDTSPEEKHKPLLIVFSDDQSSDHRDDKRELKEMIDHETSNMVLQNDLGMGLNGLWGELGRDDEEAEPDEEDLIQMRSNLIYDTASRIRRNAKGNHCKKQSLYVEFKDIGWDSWILAPTGYDAFECTGVCSFPLTKHVTPTKHAIVQTLININSPQKAARACCVPTKLDPISLLYLDDTGVVTYKYKFEGMVVAECGCR; translated from the exons ATGGCGAGCATTTGGGTCTCTCAACTGGGAACCATCTGCAGCTCCAAGACTTTGCTCTTGTTGTTTTCCGTCCTGCTGCTCCAGGGGCTCTGTGGACAGAGCAGCCCGATCTCCAACACCCATCAGAGGCATCGCCCCGCTCCGGGGCTGGGAGACGGGCACGGAGGGGTGGTGGATCCGTCACTGCTGGAGCAGGACAAAAACATAAGCATGCAGAGCCTGCTGCAGAGCCTGAAGGAACAGTTTCTGCGGACTTTCAACCTGTCTGGCCTGGGACCTCAGGCCCTGCCTCCTGTAGGCACACGGGAAGAGCCTCCTGAGTACATGATGGAGCTCTACAACCGTTTCGCTAATGACCGCACTGCCATGCCCACCGCCAACATCATCCGCAGCTTCAAAAATGAAG ATTCATCCCCCAGTGTTGTGGGTGTTGGAGGAGTGAGGCGTCACCCACTCCTTTTCAATGTGTCAATCCCCCATAATGAACGCATCACAGCGTCTGAGCTTCGCCTCTACACTCTTGTCCAGACTGACCGTCACTTATATGGTGGTGTCGACCGCAAGGTCACTATCTATGCGCTGGAATTGCATGTGGTGGATGACAACATGACGGATGAGAACACTGTGAGAGGCGATGGATTCAGAGgtgaagaagagaaaatagagCTGGTGGAGTTGGCTTCACGGCAGGTCTACGGCACCGATAACGGCTGGGAGGCCTTTGATCTCACTGCTGCTGTTCAACGCTGGCGCAATTCTGACTACAGCCCCACGCACCGGTTGGAAGTGTGCATTGCCAGCATGGCTAATGAAGATAATGTTCAAGGTATGACAGAGGACAACAACGACAGACCTGAAGAGGGCATGAAGATCGACACCAGCCcggaggaaaaacacaaacctcTGCTGATTGTTTTCTCTGATGACCAAAGCAGTGATCATCGGGATGACAAGCGCGAGCTGAAAGAGATGATTGACCACGAAACCTCCAACATGGTTCTCCAGAACGACTTGGGGATGGGCCTGAATGGGCTTTGGGGGGAGTTGGGGAGGGATGATGAAGAAGCAGAGCCAGATGAAGAGGACCTCATCCAAATGCGCTCCAATCTGATCTACGACACAGCGTCCCGCATTCGTCGCAATGCCAAGGGAAACCACTGCAAGAAACAATCTCTGTATGTAGAGTTCAAGGACATTGGATGGGACAGTTGGATCCTGGCACCCACCGGTTACGATGCCTTTGAGTGCACAGGCGTTTGTTCTTTCCCACTGACGAAGCACGTCACACCCACAAAGCATGCCATAGTCCAGACACTGATCAACATCAACAGTCCTCAGAAGGCGGCACGAGCTTGTTGCGTGCCCACCAAGCTGGACCCCATCTCCCTGCTGTACCTGGATGACACAGGCGTGGTCACCTACAAGTACAAGTTTGAAGGCATGGTGGTAGCTGAGTGTGGCTGCAGATAG
- the arhgap25 gene encoding rho GTPase-activating protein 25 → MSLKLPRNWDFSTFKAETARIARSRSVIPGEGGPSPGSPRSPRAMERPLKAGWLKKQQRSLVKNWQQRYFVLRGSTLTYSKDDKETTVQGVIQLRFSKVNELPQNSDDPGKFLFEIIPRTTGDRERCPYVFMANSQSDMEEWVRTVRRVIGVPTSGVFGKSLMDIVTYEQRFGPHMVPILVQKCVEFIKEHGLNEEGIFRLPGQDNAVKQFRDAFDAGERPSFPSDTDVHTVASLLKLYLRELPEPVVPWTQYQDFLDCTNLLDGSTTEGREQMEKQISLLPKYNYNLLSYVCRFLFEVQLHSKVNKMNVENLATVMGINLLKPQIEDPITVMKATPQIQKLMTVMIRQHEALFPLSKDVLPSPPSNKAESQKNTPRSFVGWESAEMADASLSESPEEEEDNDSPGPVRGNCSPVNLLQERHSPSPRKRTQTLPAFNCPLTGMAAKADALNRWSHIQESVEEKSGTLSEDIFKILDLRSSGSLFRADQMGNKEGGERLTAQRGSDNTSSSSAASQKPDRDPQPSWVLSHQRSAGKLAVSRSVQPGHSGPEQQLVDSLQQENKELKATMAELQAAQEADRRHVSALEICLRNAERNRDEAQKRNEELQRDIQRLLAKKPQDPT, encoded by the exons ATGTCTCTGAAACTGCCTCGGAACTGGGACTTCAGCACCTTCAAGGCTGAGACGGCTCGCATAG CGCGGTCCAGGAGTGTGATACCTGGAGAGGGAGGCCCCAGCCCGGGGTCGCCACGCTCCCCCAGGGCCATGGAGAGGCCGCTGAAGGCCGGCTGGCTCAAGAAGCAGCAGAGATCTTTAGTGAAGAACTGGCAGCAGCGGTACTTTGTGCTGAGAGGAAGCACTCTGACCTACAGCAAAGATGACAAGGAGACCACAGTCCAG GGAGTGATCCAGCTCCGGTTCAGTAAAGTTAATGAACTACCTCAGAACTCAGACGACCCGGGGAAGTTCCTCTTCGAAATCATTCCAC GTACGACTGGAGACAGAGAGCGATGTCCGTATGTGTTCATGGCAAACTCCCAGAGTGACATGGAGGAGTGGGTCCGCACTGTGCGCAGGGTCATTGGAGTACCAACAAGTGGAG TGTTTGGAAAGAGTCTCATGGACATAGTAACGTACGAGCAGAGGTTTGGGCCTCACATGGTGCCGATCCTGGTGCAGAAGTGTGTGGAGTTCATCAAAGAGCACGGTCTGAACGAGGAGGGCATCTTCCGTCTGCCAGGTCAGGACAACGCTGTGAAACAGTTCAGAGACGCCTTTGATGCAGGAGAGCGACCCTCCTTCCCCAG TGACACAGACGTCCACACGGTGGCGTCGCTGCTCAAACTGTACCTGCGCGAGCTTCCTGAACCCGTGGTGCCGTGGACTCAGTACCAAGACTTCCTGGACTGCACCAACCTGCTGGACGGCAGCACCACGGAG GGTCGGGAACAGATGGAGAAACAAATCTCTCTTCTGCCCAAATACAACTACAACCTTCTCAGTTATGTCTGCCG GTTTTTGTTTGAGGTGCAGCTTCACTCCAAGGTGAATAAGATGAACGTGGAGAACTTGGCTACAGTGATGGGGATCAACCTGCTCAAACCTCAGATTGAAGACCCCATCACTGTGATGAAGG CGACTCCTCAGATCCAGAAGCTGATGACAGTGATGATCAGACAGCATGAggctctgtttcctctctccaaAGACGtgctcccctcccctccttcaaACAAGGCTGAGAGCCAGAAGAACACACCCCGAAGCTTTGTGGGctgggagtctgcggag ATGGCCGACGCTTCTCTGTCCGAGTCtccagaagaggaggaggacaacgACAGTCCAGGTCCAGTCAGAGGAAACTGCAGCCCCGTCAACCTGCTGCAGGAGCGCCACTCGCCTTCCCCCCGCAAGCGCACTCAGACCCTGCCCGCCTTCAACTGCCCCCTCACCGGGATGGCAGCCAAGGCCGACGCCCTGAACCGGTGGAGTCACATCCAGGAGAGCGTGGAGGAGAAGAGCGGGACGTTGTCGGAGGACATTTTTAAGATCCTGGACCTCCGGAGTTCAGGTTCACTGTTCAGGGCGGATCAGATGGGTAacaaggaggggggggagaggttAACGGCCCAAAGAGGAAGTGACAACACaagttcttcttctgctgcctcACAAAAACCTGACCGCGACCCCCAGCCGTCCTGGGTGCTGTCTCACCAGAGGAGTGCAGGGAAGCTGGCAGTGAGCAGGTCGGTACAGCCGGGCCACAGCGGGCCGGAGCAGCAGCTGGTAGACAG cctgcagcaggAGAACAAGGAGCTGAAGGCCACAATGGCAGAGCTCCAGGCTGCCCAGGAGGCAGATCGCCGCCATGTGTCCGCTCTGGAGATCTGCCTGAGAAACGCAGAACGAAACCGAGACGAGGCCCAGAAACGCAACGAGGAGCTGCAAAGAGACATTCAGCGGTTACTCGCCAAAAAGCCGCAAGATCCCACCTAA